The Pecten maximus chromosome 12, xPecMax1.1, whole genome shotgun sequence genome includes a region encoding these proteins:
- the LOC117338896 gene encoding uncharacterized protein LOC117338896 — MLSGPFDHISSELIQKVIDVLLEYKIFNPKYLQLLFSNHLNQLDLSKASIRQNSVAETIGIRCHNLTRLCLKHCSSLSNKSLVSMVTYLKKLQHLNLASTKSDNQVLAAIAKNCMDLLTLDVACTSIQTLQPLLSHDLERPMGSLPCPKLQCVDFYMLMLPQEHVVGFLRQRCDILTDFIFDNMMETVENYTQNEISSSLNDLALQNRSGKGMQEKQETSSQLNDKRLKIRTLNCDMSHSSPDNSHGLHMTVLTCPNITSVILTNVSKCSQIVPLQNLENLSKLSVSLCQECYVDGLLHYDTGIKPVLEKRGNRVISLHLNGFPVVDIQSIGIFCPNIKRIDLSHTKLAPVDDLVSKDGPYYRILEEFLYQSFEDEELDLDEVVSPLSFVLQKASALKCLKVKDCAELDDSIVSKAIEQHSFSNLEVFVLYSCNTITSESIEKSTSHR, encoded by the exons ATGTTATCGGGCCCATTTGATCACATTT cGAGCGAGCTCATACAGAAAGTAATTGATGTTTTGCTGGAGTACAAGATTTTTAACCCAAAATATCTACAGTTGCTGTTTAGCAACCACCTGAACCAGTTAGACCTGTCAAAAGCCAGCATAAGACAAAACAGTGTTGCAGAGACAATAGGGATCCGCTGTCAT aaCTTGACAAGACTATGCCTGAAACATTGTTCTAGTTTGTCAAACAAGAGCcttgtttctatggtaacataCCTGAAGAAGTTGCAGCATTTGAATTTAGCCAGTACTAAAAGTGACAACCAAGTTTTGGCAGCTATTG CAAAAAACTGCATGGATTTATTGACACTGGATGTAGCATGTACTAGTATCCAAACCCTTCAGCCTCTGCTGTCACATGATCTAGAAAGACCAATGGGATCTCTTCCATGTCCAAAGCTCCAATGTGTGGACTTTTACATGCTAATGTTGCCACAGGAACATGTTGTTGGTTTCCTTCGACAGAGATGTGATATCCTTACAGATTTCATTTTTGACAATATGATGGAAACAGTTGAAAATTATACACAAAATGAAATTTCCTCTTCATTAAATGACCTTGCCCTTCAGAACAGGTCGGGAAAGGGCATGCAAGAAAAACAAGAAACGTCAAGTCAGCTTAATGATAAACGTTTAAAAATTCGTACCTTGAACTGTGATATGAGTCATTCTAGCCCTGACAATTCACATGGTCTTCATATGACGGTGCTGACTTGTCCAAACATCACGTCAGTAATTTTGACAAATGTTAGCAAATGTAGCCAGATTGTTCCTTTACAGAACTTGGAAAACCTCTCTAAACTTTCTGTCAGTCTTTGTCAAGAGTGCTATGTTGATGGCCTGCTGCATTATGACACAGGAATAAAACCAGTTCTGGAGAAACGGGGAaacagagttatttcccttcatCTTAATGGATTCCCAGTTGTGGATATTCAGTCCATTGGTATTTTTTGCCCAAACATCAAAAGGATTGACCTGTCCCACACCAAACTTGCTCCTGTAGATGATTTGGTCAGCAAGGATGGGCCTTATTATCGGATATTGGAGGAGTTTCTTTACCAGTCTTTTGAGGATGAGGAACTAGATCTTGAtgaagttgtctcccctttgtCTTTTGTTCTTCAAAAGGCTAGTGCATTGAAGTGCTTGAAGGTTAAAGACTGTGCAGAACTGGATGATTCCATTGTTTCAAAAGCAATTGAACAGCATTCTTTTTCAAATCTGGAAGTGTTTGTCTTGTATAGCTGCAATACCATCACGTCCGAAAGTATTGAAAAGTCTACTTCTCACCGATAA
- the LOC117339384 gene encoding lipase maturation factor 1-like, which translates to MADDNNAASASAAENLRRRNVQGSRSDKQVNVDQNVDTQHDDNDKTPLDIRNCKLEQGTYWLTRILLLRFLGFIYFVAFLVALNQNKQLLGKNGLIPATNFLEKVEAASGGINLNSFSYVPSIVWLVDYHGNLDSFLDYTAYLGIALSLFLIINGGANWFILLSLWILYHSIVNVGTTWYGFGWESQLLETGFLATFLCPVWNVSSVPRDTPTSKIIIWAYRWLIFRIMIGAGLIKIRGDQCWRDLTCMNYHYQTQPVPNPLSYYLHQSPEAFHKFETMTNHFVELIVPLFLLLTRRMVIAGGCIQVLFQIVLITSGNLSFLNWLTILPSLACFDDASVAWMFSDRRNSVKWKVKTIQQLTRVRPHKPTPGSYIRKLFNLSVGVLIAYLSIPVVQNLVSPRQAMNTSFEPLRIVNTYGAFGSVTKERTEIILQGTYDNPYDKKAVWEEYEFYCKPGNLTQRPCLISPYHYRLDWLMWFAAFQSYERNPWLVHLCVKLMVNDEDTSSLLAFNPFQGRDPPQYIRLEHYKYTFTKIGSKDAKNGKWWKRKYVDSYLNPISLKSVKEYMKQMDLKMPVKKAKRKLKTQF; encoded by the exons ATGGCGGATGATAACAATGCTGCATCCGCCTCAGCAGCCGAAAATTTGCGTCGGCGAAATGTACAGGGATCAAGATCTGATAAACAGGTCAATGTTGACCAAAATGTTGATACACAACACGACGACAATGATAAAACGCCATTAGATATACGTAATTGCAAATTAGAACAAGGCACGTATTGGCTAACCAGGATCCTGCTGCTGCGGTTTCTGGGATTTATATATT TTGTAGCTTTTCTGGTAGctttaaatcaaaacaaacaacttctTGGGAAAAACGGATTAATTCCTGCTACTAATTTCCTGGAAAAAGTTGAAGCTGCATCAGGTGGGATAAACCTGAATTCCTTCAGCTATGTACCAAGTATTGTATGGCTGGTGGATTACCATGGCAACCTGGACAGTTTCCTGGACTATACAGCTTACCTTGGTATAGCATTATCCCTGTTTCTCATCATCAATGGTGGAGCAAACTGGTTCATCCTGCTGTCTCTCTGGATACTCTACCACTCCATAGTTAACGTTGGAACCACCTG GTATGGTTTTG GTTGGGAGTCACAGCTGTTGGAGACAGGATTCCTCGCCACATTTTTGTGTCCCGTATGGAATGTGTCCTCTGTACCACGGGACACGCCCACTTCTAAAATCATCATTTGGGCATATCGTTGGCTCATCTTCAGAATCATGATTGGTGCA GGTTTGATAAAAATCCGTGGTGATCAGTGCTGGAGAGACCTTACCTGTATGAATTATCACTATCAG ACACAGCCAGTACCAAACCCACTTAGCTATTATCTCCACCAATCACCAGAGGCCTTTCATAAATTTGAGACGATGACCAATCACTTTGTAGAACTCATTGTACCTTTGTTTTTACTGCTGACAAGAAGAATGGTCATTGCTGGAGGGTGCATTCAAGTTCTTTTTCAA ATTGTCCTGATAACAAGTGGAAATTTGAGTTTCCTTAACTGGCTGACTATTTTACCAAGTCTGGCATGTTTTGATGATGCCAGTGTGGCCTGGATGTTTTCTGACCGTAGGAATTCTGTAAAATGGAAGGTCAAGACAATACAACAGCTGACCAGAGTAAGACCACACAAACCTACTCCAG GTAGTTATATACGTAAATTGTTCAACTTGAGTGTCGGAGTCCTGATAGCATACCTCAGCATACCAGTGGTTCAGAACCTTGTATCCCCTAGACAGGCTATGAACACCTCATTTGAACCACTCAGAATTGTGAACACATATGGAGCATTCGGCAg TGTGACTAAGGAGCGTACAGAGATCATACTCCAGGGAACGTACGACAACCCTTACGACAAGAAGGCAGTGTGGGAGGAGTATGAATTCTACTGTAAGCCCGGTAACCTCACACAGCGGCCATGTTTGATCTCACCATACCACTACAGGCTAGATTGGCTCATGTGGTTTGCAGCATTCCAG aGTTATGAAAGGAACCCCTGGCTGGTTCACCTCTGTGTGAAGTTAATGGTAAACGACGAAGATACCTCATCACTTCTAGCGTTCAACCCCTTCCAGGGTCGCGAtcctccaca atatatacgCTTGGAACACTACAAATACACATTCACAAAGATAGGCAGCAAAGACGCCAAAAATGGAAAATGGtggaaaagaaaatatgttgACTCTTACCTCAATCCAATATCTCTGAAATCTGTGAAGGAATACATGAAACAAATGGATTTAAAAATGCCTGTTAAGAAAGCCAAACGAAAATTGAAGACCCAGTTTTAA
- the LOC117339852 gene encoding PC-esterase domain-containing protein 1B-like: protein MSEIFLNKDAYAILKNKFVVVIGSSVQRSIYKDLVMLLQKNNYLNDRQLRAKGEMNFTTDKLLLGGKKGEMNNGINYREVRQYKTDYHLVRFYFVTRCFNNYVNSIFTELKEEPRPDIVIINSCLWDITRYGDNYVSDYKSNLEKLCLRMRNCLTEKCLSLWNTTLPVSRKAKGGVIIPEVEHMMNSLQLEVLEANFVACQIVASHGLDVIDLHHFLRYHLHRRAEDGIHWDMTAHRRITNLILSHITEALGEELPNYTEVKRVANSQKANKNQVNVNFSHNKNLTRLGNPANVELPLVPLQNTNNAPRFPKNHPPKMFLSVRPAAHLQGVAQQINFRQLQYDNTPSIEERYGGPIRKTDYSCYQGNHMMNYDQQDSHGMVVGNCPVMASAMYPLVFTEDQPENCLNFQEDELSDQEQMASVHFSSNNFNGCENFGQNVQPYNWQPYGQQQYHPPVRQTMHPRHMHRIVPYHQRRGGNPRGFVGPRGVCVQNIRFFR from the exons ATGTCGGAAATCTTTCTGAATAAGGATGCTTATGCCATTCTGAAAAACAAGTTTGTTGTTGTGATTGGATCCTCAG TTCAAAGGTCAATCTACAAGGACTTGGTGATGTTGCTCCAGAAAAACAATTACCTGAATGATCGCCAACTCCGTGCCAAG GGTGAGATGAACTTTACCACTGACAAGTTATTACTGGGAGGTAAGAAAGGGGAAATGAACAACGGTATCAACTACCGGGAGGTACGACAGTATAAAACGGATTACCATCTGGTGAGGTTTTACTTTGTGACACGCTGCTTCAATAACTACGTCAATTCTATATTTACCGAGCTCAAGGAGGAACCACGGCCTGATATCGTCATCATCAACTCATGTCTGTGGGACATTACCAG GTATGGTGATAATTACGTGAGTGACTACAAGTCTAACCTGGAAAAACTTTGTCTCCGTATGAGGAACTGTCTGACAGAGAAATGTTTGTCTCTGTGGAATACGACCTTGCCAGTGTCGAGAAAAGCCAAAGGTGGCGTAATCATTCCTGAGGTAGAGCACATGATGAACTCATTACAACTGGAGGTACTGGAAGCTAACTTTGTCGCATGTCAAATTGTAGCCTCACATGGTCTCGATGTGATTGACCTGCATCACTTTCTGCGGTACCACCTACACCGCCGCGCAGAGGATGGCATTCATTGGGATATGACTGCACATCGTCGGATCACCAATTTGATTCTGTCACACATCACAGAGGCTTTGGGTGAGGAGTTACCAAATTACACTGAAGTCAAAAGGGTTGCTAATTCTCAGAAGGCAAATAAAAACCAAGTCAATGTAAACTTCAGTCATAATAAAAATCTGACTAGACTTGGAAACCCAGCCAATGTGGAATTACCTTTGGTACCTTTACAGAACACTAACAATGCTCCCCGTTTCCCAAAGAACCATCCACCAAAAATGTTTCTGTCTGTTCGTCCTGCAGCCCATTTACAAGGTGTAGCACAACAGATAAACTTTCGTCAATTGCAGTATGATAACACACCAAGTATTGAAGAGCGGTATGGTGGACCAATTAGAAAGACAGACTACAGCTGTTACCAGGGCAACCATATGATGAATTATGACCAACAGGACAGTCATGGAATGGTCGTGGGAAACTGCCCTGTGATGGCGTCTGCAATGTATCCATTGGTTTTCACTGAAGACCAGCCAGAAAATTGTTTGAACTTTCAGGAAGATGAACTTTCTGACCAGGAACAAATGGCCAGTGTTCATTTCAGCTCAAACAATTTCAATGGATGTGAAAATTTTGGCCAAAATGTTCAGCCATACAACTGGCAACCATATGGACAGCAGCAATATCATCCACCAGTTCGCCAGACCATGCATCCAAGGCACATGCATCGTATTGTACCCTATCATCAGAGAAGAGGAGGCAACCCTCGGGGATTTGTAGGTCCAAGGGGAGTTTGTGTCCAGAACATTCGTTTCTTTCGTTAG